A window of the Archocentrus centrarchus isolate MPI-CPG fArcCen1 chromosome 9, fArcCen1, whole genome shotgun sequence genome harbors these coding sequences:
- the kgd4 gene encoding alpha-ketoglutarate dehydrogenase component 4, with amino-acid sequence MGSKVSSKMAAPTARVIQAVRPHAPLIKFPNRQGLARPNVQEALKTLALNLPQHNAPTSAAASPQLSRPHAPLMPIPGTPDTLASIQLLPARYRRRPLAADEMEYIQRGGPE; translated from the exons ATGGGGAGCAAAGTCAGCTCCAAAATGGCAGCTCCCACGGCTCGAGTTATTCAG GCTGTACGGCCTCATGCTCCTCTGATCAAGTTCCCCAACAGACAGGGCCTGGCCAGACCAAATG TCCAAGAGGCATTGAAAACGTTAGCACTAAACCTTCCACAACACAATGCTCCCACTTCGGCTGCAGCATCGCCTCAGTTATCAAGACCCCATGCACCTTTAATGCCAATCCCAGGCACGCCAGACACCCTGGCCTCTATTCAATTACTGCCTGCAAGGTACCGCAGGAGACCGTTAGCAGCAGATGAAATGGAATACATTCAG CGCGGTGGACCAGAGTGA
- the pdxp gene encoding pyridoxal phosphate phosphatase: MAGAFGFKGCQKIRGPQIRNLLEAKDFFLFDCDGVIWHGENAITGAAKVVSSLIRRGKNVVFVTNNCTRPRENYVHKFYRLGFTDVMLEQIFSSSYCSALYLRDVVKVPGQVFVIGCDGLRRELQEAGIPCVEEADDPDATIYDCALAPDVKAVLVGHDDKMTFLKLAKASCYLKDPECLFLATDNDPWHPLSGGRILPGSGSLTAALEVASGRKATVIGKPSRFMFECISSQFRGVDPAQCLMVGDRLETDMLFGSNCGLDTMLTLTGVSQIEEAQEYRNSDQTTNHSLVPDYVVDTIADFLPAFEDVDEQSN, from the exons ATGGCAGGCGCCTTTGGCTTTAAAGGCTGCCAGAAAATTCGAGGACCTCAGATTAGAAATCTGCTTGAGGCGAAGGACTTCTTCCTCTTCGACTGCGACGGGGTCATATGGCACGGAGAGAATGCTATAACTGGCGCCGCGAAAGTGGTGAGCTCGCTGATCCGGCGCGGCAAAAACGTAGTGTTCGTCACCAACAACTGCACCAGGCCGCGGGAGAATTACGTGCACAAGTTCTACCGGCTGGGCTTCACCGACGTAATGCTGGAGCAGATCTTCAGCTCGTCGTACTGCTCGGCTCTCTATCTGAGAGACGTAGTCAAGGTCCCCGGCCAGGTGTTTGTTATTGGTTGCGACGGACTGCGCAGGGAGCTGCAGGAAGCGGGTATCCCCTGCGTGGAGGAGGCGGATGATCCGGACGCCACCATCTACGACTGCGCTCTCGCTCCGGATGTCAAGGCAGTGCTGGTTGGACATGATGACAAAATGACTTTTCTCAAACTGGCCAAAGCTTCCTGTTACCTGAAGGACCCGGAGTGCCTGTTCCTGGCCACCGACAACGACCCCTGGCACCCTCTGTCAGGTGGAAGGATACTACCAG GTTCTGGCTCCCTCACAGCAGCCTTGGAGGTGGCCTCAGGGCGCAAGGCTACTGTGATCGGAAAGCCCAGCCGCTTCATGTTCGAATGCATCTCCAGTCAGTTCAGGGGGGTGGATCCTGCCCAGTGCTTGATGGTCGGGGACCGCCTCGAGACGGACATGCTGTTCGGGTCCAATTGCGGCCTCGACACCATGCTCACTCTGACTGGTGTGTCTCAGATCGAGGAGGCTCAGGAGTACAGAAATAGTGACCAAACGACCAACCACAGCTTGGTGCCCGACTACGTGGTGGACACCATCGCTGATTTCTTACCGGCTTTTGAGGACGTGGACGAACAGAGCAACTGA